From Novosphingobium resinovorum, the proteins below share one genomic window:
- a CDS encoding TonB-dependent receptor — protein sequence MRNAKLTARFSLGLSLGAMGIALAVPTAIHAQIITGAINGRLTDPDGNPVGGVPVTVVHVPSGTTTTATTSADGVYAVRNLRPGGPYHVTATSPELGTKSVDVPAINTGDAFQLNFALGEVTEIVVSGKSFEGGDLKTGPSSNFSAQKIEAAPSISRDLKDLARMNPFVAVDPSNSDALVCGGANNRTNSLTIDGVRQNDDFGLQANGYPTQRSPISIDVVETLGVELAPYDVNYGAFGGCTLNATTKSGGNSFHGQVFYEYTGDALQGGRFGYTDFQDGSKQDRRLTGKFSEKTFGATLTGPIIKDTLFFTLNYEKFERSEPSLVGPSGSDFANQVPGVSVAQANEVRQILKDRYGYDPLGYEATKLPSRDEKFFGKLDWNIAPGHRATVSYQRTRGSSISANGNTLTGSSTSLGLLSQWVERQNNLDVYKAQVFSDWTDNFSTEISASYKKMDNPGFPLAGNDFAQFRVYLNGTTTGPSVYAGTNASYQANELTTYLQQYRAKATYTAGSHRITAGYEREALKIWDLFVQNANGSYVFNSLDDLRAGNASSVSYANAGSNQKADAGFTLHTTTNTLYLQDEWAVLPELTIKAGLRYDFFEQSDRPDENPVVMARYGISNTENLDGKHLLQPRFGFNWKPDPTLTVYGGVGLFGGGSPTVWTANTFYNTGQMLGNVTCSRSATASAACLAGLSNVDGFNVNPALQAANTASAARGQGLINALDKNFKPQSTWKMSIGAQKEFDLGAFGNGWRVAGEFIHSEVQNAVAWYELYAGANRGPDAPDGRPTYLPGRENRNDILVTNTKQGYANQLGLALAKTWREGPLDGLEAMFSHTYIRSKDVNPGITTVAASNYSGVATSDPNDPALATSNYEFRHLSKLSVSYSHAFFGDNRTRLTLFGQRRSGQVFSYTFDVGANANMAADMLVGENGALATRNRQLLYVPQTSGGQVTAGSDAIVTYAPGFDIAAFNAFLKQNGLLKYAGKIAPRNAFTAPALTTIDMRISQEIPGFFPDGAKAEIYLDVENLGNLINRKWGVLQQIPSPYVSANVVARNCQIAGACPTQGNFYQYDSFVGRAATSFNTQSVWQMKIGARFKF from the coding sequence ATGCGTAACGCGAAGCTGACTGCCAGATTTTCTCTCGGTCTTTCTCTGGGTGCGATGGGGATCGCGCTTGCGGTGCCGACCGCGATCCACGCGCAGATCATTACAGGCGCGATCAACGGCCGCCTGACCGATCCCGACGGCAATCCCGTCGGCGGCGTGCCGGTCACCGTGGTCCACGTTCCCTCGGGCACGACGACCACCGCCACCACCAGCGCCGACGGCGTCTATGCCGTGCGCAACCTGCGCCCCGGCGGGCCGTACCACGTCACCGCGACGTCGCCGGAGCTGGGCACCAAGTCGGTGGACGTACCCGCGATCAACACCGGCGACGCCTTCCAGCTCAACTTCGCGCTGGGCGAAGTCACCGAGATCGTCGTCAGCGGCAAATCGTTCGAGGGCGGGGACCTGAAGACCGGACCCAGCTCCAACTTCTCCGCGCAGAAGATCGAGGCCGCGCCGTCGATCAGCCGCGATCTCAAGGATCTGGCGCGGATGAACCCCTTCGTGGCGGTCGATCCCAGCAACAGCGATGCGCTGGTTTGCGGCGGCGCCAACAACCGCACCAATTCGCTGACCATCGACGGGGTGCGCCAGAACGACGATTTCGGGTTGCAGGCCAACGGCTATCCCACGCAGCGCTCGCCGATCTCGATCGACGTGGTCGAGACGCTGGGCGTGGAACTGGCGCCTTATGACGTGAACTACGGCGCGTTCGGCGGTTGCACCCTGAATGCCACCACCAAGTCGGGCGGCAACAGCTTCCACGGTCAGGTCTTCTACGAATATACCGGCGATGCGCTGCAGGGCGGCCGCTTCGGCTACACCGATTTCCAGGACGGATCGAAGCAGGACCGCCGCCTGACCGGTAAGTTCTCCGAAAAGACCTTCGGCGCGACGCTGACTGGCCCGATCATCAAGGACACGCTGTTCTTCACGCTGAACTACGAGAAGTTCGAGCGTTCGGAGCCGTCGCTGGTCGGCCCTTCGGGTTCGGACTTCGCCAATCAGGTGCCCGGCGTCAGCGTGGCACAGGCCAACGAAGTGCGCCAGATCCTGAAGGACCGCTACGGCTACGACCCGCTCGGCTACGAGGCGACCAAGCTGCCTTCGCGCGACGAGAAGTTCTTCGGCAAGCTGGACTGGAACATCGCGCCGGGCCACCGCGCCACGGTTTCGTACCAGCGCACGCGCGGCTCCTCGATCTCGGCCAACGGCAACACGCTGACCGGGTCGAGCACGTCGCTGGGGCTGCTGTCGCAGTGGGTGGAGCGGCAGAACAACCTCGACGTCTACAAGGCGCAGGTGTTCTCCGACTGGACCGACAATTTCAGCACCGAAATCAGCGCGTCCTACAAGAAGATGGACAACCCGGGCTTCCCGCTGGCGGGCAACGATTTCGCGCAGTTCCGCGTATACCTGAACGGGACGACGACCGGCCCGAGCGTCTATGCGGGCACCAATGCCTCGTATCAGGCGAATGAGCTGACGACCTATCTGCAGCAGTACCGCGCCAAGGCGACCTATACCGCCGGATCGCACCGCATCACCGCCGGGTACGAGCGCGAGGCGCTGAAGATCTGGGATCTGTTCGTGCAGAACGCCAACGGCTCCTACGTGTTTAACTCGCTGGACGATCTGCGCGCGGGCAATGCCTCCTCGGTCAGCTATGCCAATGCGGGCAGCAACCAGAAGGCGGATGCGGGCTTCACGCTGCACACCACGACCAACACGCTCTACCTGCAGGACGAATGGGCGGTGCTGCCCGAACTGACGATCAAGGCGGGCCTGCGTTACGACTTCTTCGAGCAGTCCGACCGGCCGGACGAAAACCCGGTGGTGATGGCGCGCTACGGGATTTCCAATACCGAGAACCTCGACGGCAAGCACCTGCTGCAGCCGCGTTTCGGGTTCAACTGGAAGCCCGACCCGACGCTGACGGTCTATGGCGGCGTCGGCCTGTTCGGCGGCGGCTCGCCCACGGTGTGGACGGCGAACACCTTCTACAACACCGGGCAGATGTTGGGCAACGTAACCTGCAGCCGGAGTGCCACGGCGAGCGCGGCGTGCCTTGCGGGGCTGAGCAACGTGGACGGGTTCAACGTCAACCCGGCGCTGCAGGCGGCCAATACCGCCAGCGCGGCGCGCGGGCAGGGGCTCATCAATGCGCTGGACAAGAACTTCAAGCCGCAGTCGACGTGGAAGATGTCGATCGGGGCGCAGAAGGAGTTCGATCTGGGCGCGTTCGGCAACGGCTGGCGCGTGGCGGGTGAGTTCATCCACTCCGAAGTGCAGAACGCGGTGGCGTGGTACGAATTGTACGCAGGCGCCAATCGCGGGCCGGATGCGCCGGACGGGCGACCGACGTATCTGCCGGGGCGCGAGAACCGTAACGATATTCTCGTGACCAACACCAAGCAGGGCTATGCCAACCAGCTAGGTCTGGCGCTGGCGAAGACCTGGCGTGAAGGGCCGCTGGACGGGCTGGAGGCGATGTTCTCGCACACCTACATCCGTTCGAAGGACGTCAATCCCGGTATCACCACGGTGGCTGCGTCGAACTACAGCGGGGTGGCGACTTCGGACCCGAACGATCCGGCGCTGGCGACCTCGAACTATGAGTTCCGCCATCTGTCGAAGCTGTCGGTCAGCTATTCGCATGCCTTCTTCGGCGACAACCGCACGCGCCTGACGCTGTTCGGGCAGAGGCGCTCGGGGCAGGTGTTCAGCTATACTTTCGATGTGGGCGCCAACGCCAACATGGCGGCCGACATGCTGGTGGGCGAGAACGGCGCGCTGGCGACGCGCAACCGCCAGCTGCTCTATGTGCCGCAGACGAGCGGCGGGCAGGTGACGGCGGGCAGCGATGCGATCGTGACGTATGCGCCGGGCTTTGACATCGCTGCGTTCAATGCTTTCCTGAAGCAGAACGGGCTGCTCAAGTATGCGGGCAAGATCGCGCCGCGCAACGCCTTCACCGCGCCGGCGCTGACGACGATCGACATGCGGATCAGCCAGGAGATTCCGGGCTTCTTCCCCGACGGGGCGAAGGCGGAGATCTATCTCGACGTCGAGAACCTGGGCAATCTCATCAACCGCAAGTGGGGCGTGCTGCAGCAGATCCCGTCGCCCTATGTCTCGGCGAACGTGGTGGCGCGCAATTGCCAGATCGCCGGGGCTTGCCCGACGCAGGGCAACTTCTACCAGTACGACAGCTTCGTCGGCCGCGCGGCGACCAGCTTCAACACGCAGTCGGTCTGGCAGATGAAGATCGGCGCGCGGTTCAAGTTCTAA
- a CDS encoding flavin reductase family protein, with protein MSTPPPATHVDFDAIGAYQRYKLMASLIVPRPIALVTTVNPGGVVNAAPFSMFAMLGEDPPLVMISINRLQDGALKDTAANILESQEFVVHMADEEIAAQMHDCGTSLPPEQSELDLVGFHSVPSTGVLPPRIVEAPIAFECRLWETIETESRYIFLGKILHLHAREGLVDTELWRVNLKDYFPVGRFGASFYTRTRDRFALQGEARETAIDRI; from the coding sequence ATGAGTACGCCCCCGCCCGCCACGCACGTCGATTTCGATGCGATCGGCGCCTATCAGCGCTACAAGCTGATGGCGAGCCTGATCGTGCCGCGGCCGATCGCGCTGGTCACCACCGTCAATCCGGGCGGCGTGGTCAATGCCGCGCCCTTCAGCATGTTCGCGATGCTGGGCGAAGACCCGCCGTTGGTGATGATATCGATCAACCGGCTGCAGGACGGCGCGCTCAAGGATACCGCTGCCAACATTCTGGAATCGCAGGAATTCGTCGTCCACATGGCGGACGAGGAGATTGCCGCGCAGATGCACGATTGCGGCACTTCGCTGCCGCCCGAGCAGAGCGAGCTGGACCTTGTCGGCTTCCATTCGGTGCCGTCCACCGGCGTCCTGCCGCCGCGTATCGTCGAGGCGCCGATCGCCTTCGAATGCCGGCTGTGGGAGACGATCGAGACTGAGAGCCGGTATATCTTCCTAGGGAAAATCCTGCACCTGCATGCGCGTGAGGGACTGGTCGATACCGAACTCTGGCGGGTGAACCTGAAGGACTATTTCCCGGTCGGCCGCTTCGGCGCCAGCTTCTACACCCGCACGCGGGACCGCTTTGCCTTGCAGGGCGAGGCGCGGGAAACCGCCATCGATCGGATCTGA
- a CDS encoding GntR family transcriptional regulator, with amino-acid sequence MKQSVDMSDEGASAVSPKAAAGRRARKAEAAPDLVAPAVSHGGDVEQHIYQTVFDSVLNQRLTPGTKLPEPALCELFGVSRAVIRKVLQRLEHERIVELRPNKGAVIAAPTPEETRQIFEARRALEVSIVEIAARRHTAKDLADLRKLLAHEHEVTHNPYQPAWAACAREFHLRIAAVAGNPILTAYLTELMTRCSLIVALYQPTGNAACEHAEHGRIVDYMEKGDVASARAEMGRHLRALEDNISLDRGSSTQSLAQMLNLG; translated from the coding sequence ATGAAGCAGAGTGTCGACATGTCGGACGAAGGTGCCAGTGCCGTTTCTCCCAAGGCTGCAGCCGGCCGCCGTGCGCGCAAGGCAGAGGCTGCGCCTGATCTGGTCGCGCCGGCAGTGAGCCATGGCGGGGATGTGGAGCAGCATATCTACCAGACCGTGTTCGACAGCGTGCTCAACCAGCGGCTGACGCCCGGGACCAAACTGCCGGAGCCGGCGCTCTGTGAGTTGTTCGGGGTTTCGCGGGCGGTTATTCGCAAGGTTTTACAAAGGCTTGAGCATGAGCGTATCGTTGAGCTAAGGCCCAACAAGGGCGCCGTCATCGCCGCGCCTACACCTGAGGAGACGCGGCAGATCTTCGAAGCGCGGCGCGCACTGGAAGTCTCCATCGTCGAGATCGCGGCGCGGCGGCATACGGCGAAGGATCTTGCCGACTTGCGCAAACTGCTGGCGCATGAGCACGAGGTTACGCACAATCCCTATCAGCCCGCCTGGGCGGCGTGTGCGCGCGAGTTCCACTTGCGCATCGCGGCGGTGGCGGGGAACCCGATCCTGACCGCCTACCTGACCGAGTTGATGACGCGGTGCTCGCTGATCGTCGCGCTGTACCAGCCGACCGGGAATGCCGCCTGCGAGCACGCCGAGCATGGGCGCATCGTCGACTACATGGAGAAGGGCGACGTCGCCTCGGCCCGGGCAGAGATGGGTCGCCATTTGCGCGCGCTGGAGGACAATATCAGCCTCGATCGCGGGTCTTCGACGCAGAGCCTTGCCCAGATGTTGAACCTGGGATGA
- a CDS encoding ABC transporter substrate-binding protein: MAILVPRRTILAGMIGGAATALSGCARSSDRIGVGLITALTAQSAKSSEAISRGLSIAIDEINAGGGLLGRKLELIRRDDESNPGKGVIAARELLYKEGVAVLFGGLDTPVARAIVPIATAARVPFVVPWAAGTVITHNGTDPNYVFRVSAVDELVDKAMVAFAQRNYGMRKPGLILLNNPWGQSNEKGLKAALAAAALPLAGSEKFEHSDVDVTPQLGRLRAAGADCLLMVATVGPSAQVVKSLDQMGWDVPIVSHWGPAGGRFSELAGPHANRVKFVQTYSFFGADTPVKTRVLAALEAKYPDIRGPQDVTPAVGVANAYDAMHLAALAIRTAGSLDGEAVRRGFTRIGRYEGLIKTYDAPFAHGQDALDERDYVWAEFDQGRIVPLPSKAA, translated from the coding sequence ATGGCGATTCTCGTTCCCAGGCGTACCATCCTCGCCGGCATGATTGGCGGCGCGGCGACGGCTCTCTCCGGATGCGCGCGTAGCAGCGACCGGATCGGTGTCGGCCTGATCACCGCCCTCACCGCCCAGTCGGCCAAGTCCAGCGAAGCGATCTCGCGAGGGCTGAGCATTGCCATCGACGAGATCAATGCAGGCGGCGGCTTGCTTGGCCGCAAGCTCGAACTCATCCGCCGCGACGACGAGAGCAATCCCGGCAAGGGCGTGATCGCCGCGCGCGAATTGCTGTACAAGGAAGGCGTGGCGGTTCTGTTCGGTGGGCTGGATACGCCAGTGGCCCGCGCGATCGTGCCGATCGCCACCGCCGCGCGCGTGCCCTTCGTAGTGCCTTGGGCGGCAGGAACGGTGATCACGCATAACGGCACCGATCCCAATTACGTGTTCCGCGTCTCGGCCGTGGACGAACTGGTCGACAAGGCGATGGTCGCTTTCGCACAGCGCAATTACGGCATGCGCAAGCCGGGCCTGATCCTGCTGAACAATCCATGGGGACAGTCCAACGAAAAAGGCTTGAAAGCCGCCCTCGCCGCCGCTGCGCTGCCTTTGGCGGGCTCGGAGAAGTTCGAGCACTCGGACGTCGATGTCACGCCGCAACTGGGCCGGTTGCGCGCTGCCGGAGCGGATTGCCTGCTGATGGTGGCGACGGTCGGTCCGTCGGCGCAGGTCGTGAAGTCGCTGGACCAGATGGGCTGGGACGTGCCGATCGTCTCTCACTGGGGACCTGCAGGGGGGCGCTTTTCCGAGCTGGCAGGCCCTCACGCGAACAGGGTGAAATTCGTGCAGACATACAGCTTTTTCGGCGCGGACACCCCGGTGAAGACCCGCGTTCTTGCCGCGCTCGAGGCGAAGTACCCGGACATCAGGGGGCCGCAGGACGTGACCCCCGCCGTCGGTGTCGCCAATGCCTATGATGCCATGCATCTGGCCGCTCTGGCCATCCGCACCGCAGGATCGCTGGACGGCGAAGCGGTGCGGCGCGGCTTCACCCGGATTGGGCGCTATGAGGGCTTGATCAAGACCTATGACGCACCGTTCGCACATGGTCAGGACGCCCTGGACGAGCGCGATTACGTCTGGGCCGAATTCGATCAGGGCCGCATCGTGCCGCTGCCGTCGAAGGCTGCCTGA
- a CDS encoding branched-chain amino acid ABC transporter permease: protein MDILPALLTGLALGSIYGLIALGFHITASVCGAVNFAQGSSAMLGAVLLWMMTEAGWPVPIAVGVTILACGIYGLVVERAAIRPFLGRKSDAWLMATVALGLVCDNGMMLVFGAEPRSLVSPLAQTSLRVGGMDLGIYPLHLLIPVVMLALAAGIDLFRRRTLHGTAMLAVAQNRDAAAIMGIPVGRVIAAAFALSSALAGIAGMLVAPLTHVESGMGVVLGLKAFAVAILGGLGSAWGIVAAALLFGLVEALVTLGVGSGYTQIVTFMLVIIVLAVRPDGLLGRAKVRKV, encoded by the coding sequence ATGGACATCCTGCCCGCCCTCCTCACCGGCCTTGCGCTCGGTTCGATCTACGGACTGATCGCCTTGGGCTTCCACATCACCGCGTCGGTCTGCGGTGCCGTCAATTTCGCGCAAGGCTCCAGCGCGATGCTGGGCGCGGTGCTGCTCTGGATGATGACTGAGGCCGGATGGCCGGTGCCCATCGCGGTAGGCGTGACGATCCTTGCCTGCGGCATCTACGGCCTGGTCGTGGAGCGCGCGGCGATCCGTCCGTTCCTGGGCCGCAAGTCCGACGCCTGGTTGATGGCGACGGTGGCGCTCGGCCTCGTCTGCGACAACGGGATGATGCTGGTGTTCGGCGCGGAGCCGCGATCGCTCGTCTCGCCGCTGGCGCAGACTTCGTTGCGGGTTGGCGGCATGGATCTCGGCATCTATCCGTTGCATCTGCTGATCCCGGTGGTGATGCTGGCGCTGGCGGCGGGCATAGACCTGTTCCGCCGCCGCACCCTGCACGGCACCGCCATGCTGGCCGTGGCCCAGAACCGCGATGCCGCCGCGATAATGGGCATTCCCGTAGGCCGGGTGATCGCCGCCGCCTTTGCGCTTTCCTCTGCCCTTGCGGGCATCGCCGGCATGCTGGTGGCGCCGCTCACCCATGTCGAAAGCGGCATGGGCGTGGTGCTGGGCCTCAAGGCTTTCGCCGTCGCCATTCTGGGCGGGCTCGGCAGCGCCTGGGGCATCGTTGCCGCCGCCCTGCTATTCGGGCTGGTGGAGGCGCTCGTCACGCTCGGGGTCGGCTCGGGCTATACCCAGATCGTGACCTTCATGCTGGTCATCATCGTCCTTGCCGTGCGCCCCGACGGGCTGCTTGGCCGAGCAAAGGTGCGCAAGGTATGA
- a CDS encoding ATP-binding cassette domain-containing protein codes for MTALSVNPALHRKAALSLWGLCLLGGVAGALLLNGYYAFVIGQIALLAIAGIGLNVLIGLSGQFSFGHAAFYAISAYAVAICTSHGWLPFWLAWPLGVVVAIGVGGLLALPALRVKGPYLAMVTIAFGLVVEQTLVEAEGLTGGQSGILQIPPLSLAGIVLGDRAMAIAAIIVAALVMTAYHVLSANGWGQAMRAVRDSENAAASIGISPTRTRIVAFMVSAGCCALAGGLSAPLNSFVTPQSFGLNFSILLVLTVVIGGTGSRPGPVLGAIVIGLLPELLSSFEAYRVLAYAALVLIVLWLAPGGIAGMLRLPATPTGDRADEAATIAALLPARPRAALSAQGLGISFGGVRAITDLDIAIPAATVTALIGPNGAGKSTVINILSGFYRSDTGERRIADTLLAPGRPWLSARAGVARTYQTSALFDSMSVEDNVLLAMRKGRLGALHGKALDRTGTDVRHARALLLACGFEGAPSTIAGVLAHVDRRLVEIARALATDPDTLLLDEPAAGLSQAEKRVLGDLLRQIAAAGIGVGLVEHDMALVMSVSDQVAVLRTGALIAQGTPAEIQADPLVREAYLGERRIGGQAPAVPKGGEPCLGAYAIHAGYGAVDVLHGIDIEVRPGEAVALLGANGAGKSTLMRILSGLMAPRSGHLRLEGTQIGAQDSRARVRQGLVLVPEGRQVFPELSVHDNLRLGGYTRRENAAARMSAILERFPPLATMLDRQAGLLSGGEQQMLAIGRALMAQPRLLLLDEPSLGLSPQMTSDLFEQLRQLRDEGMAIMIVDQMADLALNLSSRAYVLRGGHVAAAGASAQIAADDSLDNLYFGG; via the coding sequence ATGACCGCTCTCTCCGTTAATCCCGCCCTCCATCGGAAAGCGGCGCTCTCGCTCTGGGGCCTATGCCTGCTGGGCGGCGTGGCCGGGGCATTGCTGCTCAATGGCTATTATGCTTTCGTCATCGGCCAGATCGCGCTCCTGGCCATTGCCGGTATCGGGCTGAACGTGCTGATCGGCCTGAGCGGCCAGTTCAGTTTCGGCCACGCCGCTTTCTACGCGATCAGCGCTTATGCCGTGGCGATCTGCACGTCGCACGGCTGGTTGCCGTTCTGGCTGGCCTGGCCGCTCGGCGTCGTGGTCGCGATCGGCGTGGGCGGCCTGCTGGCTCTGCCTGCACTGCGCGTCAAAGGCCCGTATCTGGCCATGGTGACCATCGCCTTCGGTCTGGTGGTCGAACAGACGTTGGTTGAAGCCGAAGGCCTGACCGGCGGCCAGAGCGGCATCCTGCAGATACCGCCCCTCTCGCTGGCGGGGATCGTGCTGGGCGACCGGGCGATGGCGATCGCGGCGATCATCGTCGCAGCGCTGGTGATGACGGCCTATCATGTGCTGTCCGCCAACGGCTGGGGACAGGCCATGCGCGCCGTGCGGGATTCGGAGAATGCCGCTGCGTCCATTGGCATATCCCCCACGCGCACGCGCATCGTCGCCTTCATGGTATCCGCCGGGTGCTGCGCGCTGGCGGGCGGCCTTTCCGCACCGCTCAACAGTTTCGTGACGCCGCAGTCCTTCGGCCTCAACTTCTCGATCCTGCTGGTGCTGACGGTGGTGATCGGGGGCACCGGATCGCGCCCCGGACCGGTGCTGGGCGCGATCGTCATAGGCCTGCTGCCCGAACTGCTCTCTTCCTTCGAAGCGTACCGCGTCCTTGCCTACGCCGCGCTGGTGCTGATCGTGCTATGGCTGGCCCCCGGCGGCATCGCCGGGATGCTGCGCCTGCCAGCGACCCCGACCGGCGACCGCGCCGACGAGGCCGCCACCATCGCCGCTCTGCTGCCTGCTCGCCCGCGCGCCGCCCTTTCGGCACAGGGGCTGGGGATCAGTTTCGGCGGCGTGCGGGCGATCACCGACCTCGATATCGCCATCCCTGCAGCGACCGTGACGGCGCTGATAGGCCCCAACGGCGCCGGAAAATCGACCGTCATCAACATCCTGAGCGGATTTTACCGCTCGGACACCGGCGAACGCAGGATTGCAGACACTTTGCTCGCGCCCGGCAGACCCTGGCTGTCCGCAAGGGCGGGCGTGGCCCGCACTTACCAGACCTCGGCCCTGTTCGACAGCATGAGCGTGGAAGACAACGTCCTGCTCGCCATGCGCAAGGGCCGCCTTGGCGCGCTGCACGGCAAGGCGCTCGACCGGACCGGCACGGATGTGCGGCATGCGCGCGCCCTGCTGCTGGCCTGCGGCTTCGAGGGCGCACCATCGACGATCGCGGGTGTGCTGGCGCATGTCGACCGGCGACTTGTCGAGATCGCCCGCGCGCTGGCGACCGATCCCGACACCCTGTTGCTCGACGAACCCGCCGCCGGACTCTCGCAAGCGGAAAAACGCGTGCTGGGCGACCTACTGCGCCAGATCGCCGCAGCCGGGATCGGCGTCGGGCTGGTCGAGCACGACATGGCGCTGGTGATGAGCGTGTCGGATCAGGTTGCCGTGCTGCGCACCGGCGCATTGATCGCACAAGGCACACCGGCCGAGATCCAGGCCGACCCTCTCGTGCGCGAAGCCTATCTGGGCGAAAGACGGATCGGCGGACAGGCCCCGGCCGTTCCCAAAGGCGGAGAGCCCTGCCTTGGCGCCTACGCGATCCACGCGGGTTATGGCGCAGTCGATGTGCTGCACGGCATCGACATCGAAGTCCGCCCCGGCGAAGCCGTCGCCCTGCTGGGCGCGAACGGCGCGGGCAAATCCACGCTGATGCGCATCCTTTCCGGACTGATGGCGCCGCGTTCGGGCCATCTCCGGCTCGAAGGCACGCAGATCGGTGCGCAGGACAGCCGCGCCCGCGTACGCCAGGGGCTGGTACTGGTTCCGGAAGGACGGCAGGTTTTCCCCGAACTGTCGGTCCACGACAACCTGCGGCTCGGCGGCTATACCCGCCGTGAGAATGCGGCGGCACGCATGTCGGCGATACTGGAGCGCTTTCCCCCTCTTGCCACCATGCTGGACCGGCAGGCCGGGCTGCTGTCGGGCGGAGAACAGCAAATGCTGGCCATCGGCCGCGCCCTGATGGCCCAGCCGCGCCTGCTCCTGCTCGACGAACCTTCGCTGGGGCTGTCGCCGCAGATGACGTCGGACTTGTTCGAACAGCTTCGGCAGCTTCGCGACGAAGGCATGGCGATAATGATCGTCGATCAGATGGCCGATCTGGCGCTCAACCTGTCCAGCCGCGCCTATGTGCTGCGCGGCGGCCATGTCGCAGCGGCGGGAGCATCGGCGCAGATCGCCGCGGACGACAGCCTCGATAACCTGTACTTCGGCGGCTGA